A stretch of the uncultured Desulfobacter sp. genome encodes the following:
- a CDS encoding bifunctional (p)ppGpp synthetase/guanosine-3',5'-bis(diphosphate) 3'-pyrophosphohydrolase: MIRITDILDKIYEYSPDADVSLIDRAYIYSAQVHEGQVRLSGEPYLSHPLEVANILAHMKLDMESIAAALLHDVIEDTPATKEDISDMFGPGVAHIVEGVTKLSALHAATKVAQQAESLRKMILAMADDIRVVLIKLADRLHNMRTLKYHRKPEKQAAIAQETLDIYAPIAARLGIFWIKNELEEMAFFYTLREEHDRIQTLVNKAKDEQEAYINEVSTSLHYKMDEMELPCQIKGRFKSFYSIYQKMLSQGLEFDDVYDIIAFRIILDTVPQCYAAMGAVHSMWKPIYYKIKDYIGNPKPNMYQSIHTTVIGPKGERVEIQIRTHEMDRVAESGIAAHWSYKEGTKIDENTGELFAWIRNLVENQENLKDPDEFLENVRIDLYPGEIYVFTPAGEIKTLPKKATPVDFAYRIHTEVGAQCTGARVNGKLVPLSHELRTGDTIEIITTKGHNPSRDWLNFVKTVKAKTKIRAYINAREKERSYSLGREMCEKTFRKRNQNFNALIKSGDIGRVADSLGFKTVDDLIAHVGFGQMTALQVLNRAVPEFEKDSEETDDAIIEKTISKPAGKPTTGVIVKGLNDILVKFSKCCNPLPGDPIIGYITQGQGVAIHRKNCLNVLKMARERVIEVEWASGIKESYPASICIKTDDRHGLLADIAAVISKAGINILNAHSETSDEGISVFYFTIMVESSGQLKKVMTELRRVKTVNDVKRVVTGDA; the protein is encoded by the coding sequence ATGATTCGAATCACCGACATATTGGACAAAATTTATGAATACAGTCCAGATGCGGATGTCTCGCTCATTGACCGGGCTTATATATATTCAGCCCAGGTCCATGAAGGCCAGGTCCGGCTCTCGGGAGAACCCTATCTGTCCCATCCCCTGGAAGTGGCCAATATTTTGGCCCACATGAAGCTGGATATGGAGAGTATTGCTGCCGCCTTACTTCATGATGTCATTGAGGATACCCCTGCAACCAAAGAAGATATTTCCGATATGTTCGGCCCTGGGGTGGCACATATTGTGGAGGGCGTGACCAAACTGTCCGCCCTGCATGCAGCCACTAAAGTGGCTCAGCAGGCAGAATCTTTGCGCAAAATGATCCTGGCCATGGCGGATGATATCCGGGTGGTGCTCATAAAATTGGCAGATCGTCTGCATAATATGCGGACACTTAAATACCATAGAAAACCCGAAAAACAGGCCGCCATTGCCCAGGAAACCCTGGATATCTATGCACCCATCGCCGCCCGGTTGGGCATCTTCTGGATTAAGAATGAACTGGAAGAGATGGCCTTTTTTTATACCCTGCGTGAAGAGCACGATCGAATTCAGACCCTGGTCAATAAAGCCAAGGACGAGCAGGAAGCGTATATTAACGAGGTGTCAACCTCTCTGCACTATAAAATGGACGAGATGGAGCTGCCCTGTCAGATCAAAGGGCGGTTTAAATCCTTTTATTCCATTTACCAGAAAATGTTGTCCCAGGGGCTCGAATTCGATGATGTGTATGACATCATTGCCTTTCGAATCATTCTGGACACCGTGCCCCAGTGTTATGCCGCCATGGGGGCGGTGCACTCCATGTGGAAACCGATTTATTATAAAATAAAGGACTATATCGGCAATCCCAAGCCCAATATGTACCAGTCCATCCACACCACGGTCATCGGCCCTAAGGGAGAGCGGGTGGAGATCCAGATCAGGACACATGAGATGGACCGGGTGGCGGAATCGGGCATTGCCGCCCACTGGTCATACAAGGAAGGCACCAAGATTGATGAAAATACCGGGGAACTGTTTGCCTGGATCCGCAATCTTGTGGAGAACCAGGAAAACCTCAAAGATCCGGATGAATTCCTTGAAAATGTACGTATAGATCTTTATCCCGGAGAAATTTACGTGTTTACCCCGGCAGGGGAGATCAAAACCCTTCCTAAAAAAGCCACACCCGTTGATTTTGCCTACCGGATTCATACCGAAGTTGGGGCCCAATGCACAGGTGCCCGGGTCAACGGAAAGCTTGTCCCCCTGTCCCATGAGCTGCGCACCGGCGATACCATTGAAATTATCACCACCAAGGGGCATAACCCCAGCCGGGACTGGCTCAATTTTGTTAAAACGGTCAAAGCAAAGACAAAAATCAGGGCCTATATTAATGCCAGGGAAAAGGAGCGAAGCTATTCCCTGGGACGAGAAATGTGTGAGAAAACGTTCAGAAAGCGCAATCAAAATTTCAACGCCCTGATCAAATCAGGCGATATTGGCCGGGTGGCAGACTCACTGGGATTTAAGACGGTTGACGATCTGATCGCCCATGTGGGATTCGGGCAAATGACGGCGCTTCAGGTGTTGAACCGGGCTGTGCCTGAGTTTGAAAAAGATTCCGAGGAGACCGATGATGCCATCATTGAAAAAACAATTTCCAAGCCCGCCGGCAAGCCGACCACCGGAGTTATTGTAAAAGGCCTCAATGATATTCTCGTTAAGTTTTCAAAATGTTGCAATCCTTTGCCAGGAGATCCCATAATCGGATATATCACCCAGGGTCAGGGTGTTGCCATACACCGGAAGAATTGCCTTAATGTTTTAAAAATGGCCAGAGAAAGGGTCATTGAAGTCGAATGGGCCAGTGGTATTAAAGAATCTTACCCCGCCTCCATCTGCATCAAGACAGACGATCGCCACGGCCTTTTGGCCGACATTGCGGCTGTGATATCAAAGGCCGGTATCAACATCTTAAACGCACACTCGGAAACATCGGACGAGGGTATCAGTGTTTTTTATTTTACCATTATGGTAGAAAGTTCCGGCCAGCTTAAAAAGGTCATGACGGAACTTCGCCGGGTAAAAACCGTTAACGATGTTAAACGGGTTGTCACTGGAGATGCTTGA